The sequence below is a genomic window from Sorangiineae bacterium MSr12523.
GTGTTCGGTGTGCTCGCGCTTTCGTCGCGCAACGAGTTGAACGACGCCGTTCGCGAGAAGTGCGGCGACCGCCCGTGCGATCCGGGTCTTCGCGGCGAGCTCGATCCCATCGAGTCGCGCGCGAATACGCAGGCAACGTTGTCGACGGTCTTCATCGGTGCCGGGGCCGCGGCCGTGGTCACCGGCGTGGTTCTCTGGGTGGTCGCCCCGAAGCGCGCCAAGGAAACCGCGTGGAGCATCGGAACGGGGCCCGATGCTCGTTCACCGTTGGGCGTCAGCGTGCGGGGGGCGTTTTAGGCACGTAGATCGCCGAGTGCAGGCCGCACTCGGTCTTTCCGCGTCCGGCCCATCGCCCGGAGCGCTCGTCCTCGCCCTCGGCCACGGCGCGCGTGCACGGCCAGCACCCGATCGAGAGAAAGCGGCGTGCGCGAAGCGGGTGTTCCTCGATATGGTGGCGCGCCATGTACTCGGCCGCCTCCTGCGCCGACATGGTGGCGATGGGATGCACTTTGACGTGCCCCTCGTCGGTCGCGAGCAGAATCGGAACGTTGGCACGCGTAGAGCTTTGATCGCGCCGCAGCCCGGAGACCCAGCCACGCGCCTCGCGCAAGACGGGGGCGAGCGGGTCTATCTTATTGATCTTGCAGCAAAAATCGGGATCTTTGCCCTGAATGTCCGCGCCGTGCTCGACGATGAAATCATCGCGCGGAATAGAGGGCTGCAGCGTGCGGATCGTCAGGTGGAGCGACTCGGCAAGGCGATCGCGGTAGGCGAGGGTCTCGTCGAAGAGGAAGCCCGTGTCGATGAAGACCACGGGCAGGTGCGGCGCCACCTCGCTCCACAAGTGCAGCAGCACGCCGCTGCCGGCACCGAAGGACGACGTGAAGAGCAGCCGCTCCCCCCATCGCTCGACGGCATACGCGAGCCGCTCCGCGTAGCTCGCCTTCTCGAGCCGCGCGTTCGCGTCGGCGAGCTCGGATTGCGTCACGTCAGGCTGCGCACTCGCCATCTTTCGTCTCTATCACGAAGCCCGCGGTCTCGCCGATGTCCACCGCCTCGTTGCTGTCCGCGCTCGGCGGTCCTGCCAGGCTCGCCAGCGCGAAGGTGACCCGCTTGGGATCGACGCGCTGGAAGAATTGCCGCGGACGCTCGCCTTCTTTGCGGTCCGTCTCGAAAAGCTTCATCAACAGCACCACGGCATCCGGCACGCGCCGCGCGATGATCTTGATGACCTGCTTGCCGAACCGCGCGCCGTTCTCGTCGACCCCGCCGCCCAGGTGCAGCTGATAGACCGGGACGGTCGTGCCGCCAAAGCTCTTGGCGCCGCCGTGGAAGCCGAGGTCGGCCACGTGGTGTTGCCCGCAGCTGTTCGGGCAACCGCTGATCTTGATCGTCGTATCGCGCATCGCCGAAAGCTCGCGCACGTCGTCCTTCTCGAGGCGCTCGCCGATGGCAGCTCCGAGCGCGCGCGACGAGGTCACGGCCAAGCTGCACGACTCCGCGCCCGGGCACGACACGACGTCGCGCGCCGAGTGCACGCCGCTTCGCGTGAGCCCCAGCTCCGAGAGCTCCACGTACAGCGCCGGAAGGCTCTTTTGATGGACCCAGGAGAGCAGCACGTTCTGGTCGATGGTGAGGCGCAACGAACCGTCGCCGTACCGATCCAGGATGCGTGCAAGCCCGCGCAGGCTCTTCGAGGTGAGCTCGCCGAGATGAAGGCGCACGTACACGGCCGCAAACCCGTCTTGCTTCTGATCCACGACGGCATTGGCCCGCCACGCGAGGAAGCCTGCGGGGCGCTCCGCCGGCGGCTCCACGGCCGGTGCGGGAACGCGACCCGGCTCCGGCGGCAACTTCAGCTCCGCGGTCGCTTCCGCATCGACCTCCGCGCGGATCTGCGCGTACGTCTCGCGGAATTTTTCCTCGCCCAGCTTGCGCAGCACGTACTTGAGGCGCGCGCGGTGCTTGTTCTCGCGGTTTCCGAGCTTGTTGAACAGCCGCAGGACCGCCTCGCCGATGCGCGCGATTTCCGTCGGGCGCACGAACTCGTGCAACGTGATGGCCGCCTGCGGGCTCGTCGAAAGCCCGCCCGCCGCCACGACCTTGAATCCGGGCTCGCCGTCCTTGACGGTGGCGATGAAGCCCAGGTCGTTGATCTGCGTCATCGCGCAGTCGGTCGCGCAGCCGCTGAAGGCCGACTTGAACTTGCGCGGCAAGCCGCCGGACAGCGGATGGCGCAGGAAATAGCGGGTGAGCGCCTCCGCGTACGGAGAGACGTCGAACGGCGCGCTCTTGCAAACCTCGGCCACCTCGCACCCGGTGACGGTGCGCGCGGTGTTGCCACAGGCCTCGCGCGTGGTGAGTCCTGCTTCGTCG
It includes:
- a CDS encoding phosphoadenylyl-sulfate reductase, with translation MASAQPDVTQSELADANARLEKASYAERLAYAVERWGERLLFTSSFGAGSGVLLHLWSEVAPHLPVVFIDTGFLFDETLAYRDRLAESLHLTIRTLQPSIPRDDFIVEHGADIQGKDPDFCCKINKIDPLAPVLREARGWVSGLRRDQSSTRANVPILLATDEGHVKVHPIATMSAQEAAEYMARHHIEEHPLRARRFLSIGCWPCTRAVAEGEDERSGRWAGRGKTECGLHSAIYVPKTPPAR
- a CDS encoding nitrite/sulfite reductase, with the protein product MSQQAPFLPRYSHPKDIDDFVVQLERFERGEMGADAFRVFRLQRGVYGQRQDGVQMVRVKIPFGLLGVTQLEALADVADRYGHGMGHVTTRQNVQFHFVQMKDVETAMRRLDEAGLTTREACGNTARTVTGCEVAEVCKSAPFDVSPYAEALTRYFLRHPLSGGLPRKFKSAFSGCATDCAMTQINDLGFIATVKDGEPGFKVVAAGGLSTSPQAAITLHEFVRPTEIARIGEAVLRLFNKLGNRENKHRARLKYVLRKLGEEKFRETYAQIRAEVDAEATAELKLPPEPGRVPAPAVEPPAERPAGFLAWRANAVVDQKQDGFAAVYVRLHLGELTSKSLRGLARILDRYGDGSLRLTIDQNVLLSWVHQKSLPALYVELSELGLTRSGVHSARDVVSCPGAESCSLAVTSSRALGAAIGERLEKDDVRELSAMRDTTIKISGCPNSCGQHHVADLGFHGGAKSFGGTTVPVYQLHLGGGVDENGARFGKQVIKIIARRVPDAVVLLMKLFETDRKEGERPRQFFQRVDPKRVTFALASLAGPPSADSNEAVDIGETAGFVIETKDGECAA